The region CTCGCGATGCGCGAAGACGGCTACGAGACCATCATGGTCAACTGCAACCCCGAGACCGTGTCCACCGACTACGACACCTCGGACCGCCTGTACTTCGAGCCGCTCACGCTGGAAGACGTGCTCGAGATCGTCGACAAGGAAAAACCCTTCGGCGTGATCGTGCAGTACGGCGGCCAGACCCCCTTGAAGCTCGCGCTGGGCCTGGAAGCCGAGGGCGTGCCCATCATCGGCACCTCGCCAGACATGATCGACGCCGCGGAGGACCGCGAGCGTTTCCAGAAGCTGCTGCATGAGTTGAAGCTTCTGCAGCCCGCGAACGCCACGGCGCGTACCGAGCCGGAGGCCCTCGAAAAGGCCGCGGCGCTCGGCTACCCGCTCGTCGTGCGCCCGAGCTACGTGCTCGGCGGCCGCGCGATGGAGATCGTGCACGAGCAGCGCGACCTCGAGCGCTACATGCGCGAGGCCGTGAAAGTCTCCAACGACTCGCCCGTGCTGCTCGACCGCTTCCTCAACGACGCAATCGAGTGCGACGTCGACTGCCTGTCCGACGGGCAGCAGACTTTCATCGGCGGCGTGATGGAACACATCGAGCAGGCCGGCGTGCACTCGGGAGACTCCGCGTGTTCGCTGCCGCCGTACTCGCTGTCGAAGGCCACGATCGACGAGATCAAGCGCCAGACCGCCGAGATGGCGCGTGCCCTCAACGTCGTGGGCCTGATGAACGTGCAGTTCGCGATCCAGGAGCAGGACGGCAAGGACGTCATCTACGTGCTGGAAGTCAATCCGCGCGCCTCGCGCACCGTGCCTTTCGTGAGCAAGGCGACGGGCATCCAGCTCGCGAAGGTCGCCGCACGCTGCATGGTGGGCCAGACCTTGAAGTCGCAAGGCATCACGGCCGAGGTGACGCCGCCTTACTTCAGCGTGAAGGAAGCGGTGTTCCCGTTCGTGAAGTTCCCTGGTGTGGACACCATCCTCGGCCCCGAGATGAAGTCGACGGGCGAGGTGATGGGCGTCGGCAAGACCTTCGGCGAGGCGTTTATCAAGAGCCAGCTCGGCGCGGGCACCAAGCTGCCGCGCCCGACGGATGCCGCCCGCAAGGTGTTCCTCACGGTGAAGAACAGCGACAAGCCGCGCGCGGTCGAAGTCGCCCGGCAACTGGCCGCGCAGGGCTTCGACATCGTCGCGACCAAGGGCACGGCCGCCGCCATCGGCGCCGCGGGCATCGCCTGCGAAACGGTCAACAAGGTGACGGAAGGCCGTCCGCACGTCGTCGACATGATCAAGAACAACGAGATCGTGATGGTGATCAATACGGTGGAAGAACGGCGCAATGCCATCGCGGATTCGCGGGCGATCCGCACGTCGGCGCTGCTGGCGCGCGTCACGACCTTCACGACCATCGCCGGCGCGGAGGCCGCCGTCGAAGGCATGAAGTACATGGACAACCTCGACGTGTACTCGTTGCAGGAACTGCACGCCCAACTGGCATAATCCAGCCATTCCAAGAACAAACCGCCGGTCGGCAACGCTCGGCGGTTTTGCTTTTATCCAACACACTGCACCATGGCCACCATCCCCCTCACCACGCGCGGCTTCGAGAAGCTCAAGGCCGAACTGCACAAGCTCAAGACCGTGGACCGCCCCTGGGTGATCAACGCGATCGCCGAGGCGCGTGCCCAGGGCGATCTCTCGGAAAACGCCGAATACGAAGCCGCAAAGGATCGCCAGGGCTTCATCGAAGGCCGCATCCAGGAGATCGACAGCAAACTGTCGGCCGCCCAGGTCATCGATCCGTCGGCCGTCGATGCGAACGGGAAGGTGGTCTTCGGCGCGACCGTCGACCTCGAGGAAGAGGACACCGGCGAGAAGGTGACCTACCAGATCGTGGGCGAGGACGAGGCCGACCTGAAGCAGGGGCTCATCAACATCTCCAGCCCGATCGCGCGCGCGCTGATCGGCAAGGAGGAGGGCGACACGGCCGAAGTGCAGGCGCCCGGCGGCGTCAAGCGCTACGAGATCGTCGCGGTCCGCTACCTGTGAACCTGCGGGCGCGCGTCCCGGTGTTCGCCGCGGCGCTGTGGTGGGGCTCGCTCACAGCGGTCGGTTTCCTCGTCGTGCCTTTGCTCTTCAACGTGCTTCCCACGCCGGCGATGGCGGGCCAGACCGCCGCGAGGCTTTTCAGCGGCCAGACCTGGCTCAGCATTGCCTGCGGTGTGCTCGTGATGATGGCGTCGCGCCCGCGGGATGGCGAGGCTCGCATGGGTTGGGCTGGCGGGGTGCTGGTGTACGTCTTTGCCGGGGTGCTGCTGGCGCTCCTCGTGGAATTCGCCGTGGCGCCGCGCATCGTGGCGCGGGAGAACCTGGCGCTCTGGCATGGGCTGGGCAGCGCGATGTACCTGGCGCAATGGTTGTGCGCCGGCGTGGCGCTCTGGAAACTGACCTCGCTCAGGTCATCCGGCCCTTCTTGATCGATTTCTGCTTGGGCGGCTTGGCGCGCTTCACCTGCCCGCCGGGCGTGAGGCGCTGGTTGCCCAGCACGCGCAAGGTCTTGACTTCCGGCCGCTGGCCGCCCCGCGAGCTGTACTTCAGCACCTTGAAGTCCTTGGGCGCGGCCTTGCGGTCCTCGTCCACGGGCTTGACCTTTTCCGGCTTGGGGCGCCACAGCACCAGGAGCTTGCCGATGTGCTGGATGGGGGCCGCATTGAGGCTGTCGGCGAGTTCCAGGTAGACCGCCTCGCGTGCCGCCCGGTCGTCGCCCTGCACGCGGATCTTGATGAGCCCGTGGGCGTTCAGGGCGGCGTCCGCCTCTTTCTTGACGGCGGGGGTGAGTCCGTCGTTGCCGATCATCACGACGGGGTCGAGATGGTGGGCGTCGGCGCGGTGCGCCTTGCGTTCGGCGATGGTGAGTTGTATGGCGGGCATGAACGTATTATCCGAGAACGGCAATGAAGAAATCCAAGAGCAAGAAGGTCAATCGCGCGTGGCTGAACGACCACATGAACGACCCGTACGTGAAGATGGCCCAGAAAGAGGGCTATCGCGCGCGCGCGGCGTTCAAGCTCAAGGAGATCGACGAGACGCTCGGGCTGGTCAAGCCCGGGCACCTCGTCGTGGATCTGGGCTCCACGCCCGGGGCGTGGAGCCAGTACCTGCGCCGAAAGATGGCGCCGGAGGGCGCGGCCTCCGGGCAGCTCAACGGCACGATCGTCGCGCTGGACATCCTGCCCATGGAGCCCGTGGAAGGCGTCACTTTCCTGCAGGGCGACTTTCGTGAACCCGAGGTGCTCGCCCGCCTGGTCGATGCCGTGGGGGGCCGGAAGGCAGACATCGTCGTGTCCGACATGGCGCCCAACCTGTCGGGCATCGAGTCGGCGGATTCTGCTCGAATTGCCCACCTCGTCGAACTTGCGATCGAATTCGCGGTCAACCACATGAAGCCCGAGGGAACGCTGGTCACCAAGGTCTTTCACGGCAGCGGCTACAGCCAGCTCGTCAAGCTCTTCAAGGAAACCTTCCGCACCGTCAAGCCGATGAAGCCAAAGGCGTCGCGGGACCGGTCCTCCGAGACCTTTCTCGTGGGGATCGGTTTGAAGCCGGGCGTCAAGGCCCCTGGGGCGACGAATCCGTGAATTGCCCCTGAAATCGCCCTGCAGGCTATAGGCCGCGTAGCGAAAATACATCATTGCCCAGCTTGAAACCCCTAGAATGGGCAGCAAGTACGCCGGACGGCCCTTGGGGCGCCCGCCAACATCTCCGGAGACGCAGTGAACAATCAGTGGTTTTCCAAAATTGCCGTGTGGCTGGTCATCGCCCTCGTGCTCTTTACCGTATTCAAGCAGTTCGACACGCGCGGCGCCGCCGGCGCAACCGTCATGGGCTACTCGGACTTCCTCGAAGAGGTCCGCGGCAAGCGGATCAAGAACGCCATCATCCAGGAAGGCCAGGGCGGTACCGAGATCGTCGCGATCACCACCGATGACCGCAAGATCCGCACGACGGCCACCTACCTCGATCGCGGCCTCGTCGGCGACCTGATCAACAACAACGTCAAGTTCGACGTCAAGCCGCGCGAGGAGGGCTCGCTCCTCATGACGCTCCTGGTCAGCTGGGGACCGATGCTGCTGCTGATAGGCGTATGGATCTACTTCATGCGGCAGATGCAGGGAGGCGGCAAGGGCGGCGCCTTCAGCTTCGGCAAGAGCAAGGCGCGCATGCTCGACGAGAACAACAACACCGTCACCTTCGCCGACGTCGCCGGTTGCGACGAGGCGAAGGAAGAAGTGAAGGAAGTTGTCGACTTCCTGAAGGACCCGCAGAAATTCCAGAAGCTCGGCGGACGCATCCCGCGCGGCCTGCTGCTGGTCGGGCCTCCCGGCACCGGCAAGACGCTGCTCGCCAAGAGCATCGCCGGCGAAGCGAAAGTGCCTTTCTTCTCGATCTCCGGTTCGGACTTCGTCGAGATGTTCGTCGGCGTGGGCGCGGCCCGCGTGCGCGACATGTTCGAGAACGCCAAGAAGAACGCGCCCTGCATCATCTTCATCGATGAAATCGACGCCGTGGGCCGCCAGCGTGGCGCGGGCCTGGGCGGCGGCAACGACGAGCGCGAGCAGACCCTGAACCAGATGCTGGTCGAGATGGATGGCTTCGAGACCAACCTCGGCGTGATCGTCGTGGCCGCGACCAACCGCCCGGACATCCTGGACGCCGCCTTGCTTCGACCCGGCCGCTTCGACCGCCAGGTCTACGTGCAGCTGCCGGACATCCGCGGCCGCGAACAGATCCTGAACGTCCACATGCGCAAGATCCCGATCGGCCAGGACGTCAACGCGAGCATCATCGCGCGCGGCACGCCGGGCATGTCGGGCGCCGACCTTGCCAACCTCTGCAACGAAGCCGCCCTGATGGCCGCGCGCCGCAATGCGCGCGTGGTGGAGATGCAGGACTTCGAGAAGGCCAAGGACAAGATCTTCATGGGCCCGGAGCGCAAGAGCGCCGTGATGGACGCCGAAGACCTGAAGACGACGGCCTATCACGAGGCCGGCCATGCGATCGTCATGCTGAACCTGCCCAAGCACGACCCGCTGCACAAGGTGACGATCATGCCGCGCGGCCGCGCCCTCGGCGTGACCTTCTACCTGCCCGAGAAGGACAGGCACACGCAGGACAAGGAATACATGCTCGCGAACATCGCGAGCCTCTTTGGCGGCCGCATTGCCGAGGAAGTGTTCATGAACCAGATGACGACCGGCGCGAGCAACGACTTCGAGCGCGCCACCGCCATCGCCCGCGACATGGTCATGCGCTACGGTATGTCGGACCTGATGGGCCCGATGGTCTACGCCGACAACGAAGGCGAGGTGTTCCTGGGCCGCTCGGTCACCAAGACGACCAACATCAGCGAAGCGACGATGCAGAAGGTCGACTCCGAAGTGCGCCGCATCATCGACGAGCAGTACGCCATGGCGCGCCGCATCATCGAGAGCCAGCGCGACAAGGTCGAGGCGATCACCAAGGCCCTGCTCGAATGGGAAACCATCGGCCGGGAACAGCTGGACGACATCATGGCCGGCAAGGATCCGCGTCCGCCCAAGGACTGGACGCCCCGTTCGCCTTCGTCGGGCAATGGCGGTTCCGGCGGGTCCGCCGTTGCTGCCGACCCGGCGCCGAACGCCGCGTAACGATGGCGGAAAGCATCAGGAAGTAAACGAAAGGGGCCCATGCGGCCCCTTCGTACTTTTGTACTGCACAATCGCGCGCATGCACTGGCAGACCACGCGTTTTTGCATCGATCTTTCACGCCCGAAGGTGATGGGCATCGTCAACGTGACGCCGGATTCGTTTTCCGACGGCGGCCATTTCGCCAGCACGAGCGCGGCGCTCGCCCACTGCGAAAAGCTGCTGGTGGACGGCGCGCACATCCTGGATATCGGCGGCGAATCGAGCCGCCCTGGCACGCCGCCGGTGCCGCTGGATGAAGAGCTGGCGCGCGTCCTGCCGGTCCTGCGCGAGGCGGTGACGCTCGGCGTTCCGGTCTCCGTCGACACCTACAAGCCCGAAGTCATGCGCGAAGCGCTGGCCCTGGGCGTGGACATCATCAACGACATCTGGGGCATGCGGCAGCCCGGTGCCATCGACGCGGTTGCGGGCCATGCGAACTGCGGGGTCTGCGTGATGCACATGCACGGCGAGCCCCGAACCATGCACCGCTCGCCCATGGAAGGCGATGCGGTGCCGCAGGTGCACGCTTTCCTGCAGGAGGCGACGTCCCGACTTCGCGCGGCAGGCGTCGCCGCCGACCGCATCGCCTGGGATCCGGGCATCGGCTTCGGCAAGACGATCGATCAGAACTTCGCCTTGCTCGCGCGGCAGGAAGAGCTGCTGGTGGACGGCTATCCCTTGCTCGCGGGCTGGTCGAGGAAGTCGTCGCTCGGCACGGTAACAGGCTTGCCTGTGAACGAGCGCCTCGCGCCCAGCCTCGCGGCCGCGCTCCTCGCGGTGGAGCGCGGCGCGCACGTGGTGCGCGTCCACGATGTGCGCGAGACCTTGGCTGTGATCGAGGTCCGGCAGGCCGTGCTCGCGGCCCAAAACGAAGCACAATCCACCCCATGAGCAGAACGTATTTCGGCACCGACGGCATCCGCGGCACGGTTGGCCAGCCCCCCATTACCCCCGACTTCGTGTTACGCCTCGCCCATGCGGTGGGGCGCGTGCTGAAGCAGAAACAGCAACGCCCCACCGTCCTCATCGGCAAGGACACGCGCATCTCCGGCTACATGCTGGAAAGCGCGCTGGAGTCGGGTTTCAACTCCGCCGGCGTCGACGTCGTGCTGCTGGGGCCGCTGCCGACGCCCGGCGTCGCCTACCTCACGCGTGCGCAGCGCGCGAGCCTCGGCGTAGTCATCAGCGCAAGTCACAACGCGTTTCCCGACAACGGCATCAAGTTCTTCAGCGCGCAGGGCACCAAGCTGCCGGACGAATGGGAGTCCGCTGTCGAGGCGGCCCTCGAGGAACCGCCGGTCTGGGCGGACTCGGCATCTCTGGGGAAGGCCCGGCGCCTGGACGACGCGGCCGGCCGTTACATCGAATTTTGCAAAAGCACATTCGCGAACGACCTGAGCCTGCGCGGCATGACGATCGTCGTGGACGCCGCCCATGGCGCGGCCTACCAGATCGCGCCCAAGGTGTTCCATGAACTGGGCGCCGAGGTGATCAGCATCGGCTGCTCTCCGGACGGCCTGAACATCAACGACCACGTCGGCGCGACGCACCCGGAGGCGCTGGTGCAGGCCGTGAAGTCGCACAAGGCGGACATCGGCATCGCGCTCGACGGCGACGCGGACCGGCTGCAGATCGTCGACGCGAACGGGCGCCTCTACAACGGCGACGAGCTGCTCTACCTGATGGCGATGGACCGCATCGCGCGCGGCGAAAAAGTGCCGGGCGTGGTGGGCACCCTCATGACCAACATGGCCGTGGAAGTGGCCTTGAAGGGGCAGGGGATCGAGTTCGTGCGCGCGAAGGTCGGCGACCGTTACGTGCTCGAAGAACTGGACAAGCGCGGCTGGATCCTGGGCGGCGAGGGCTCGGGCCACCTGCTCGCGCTCGACAAGCACACCACCGGCGACGGCCTGGTGAGCGCACTGCAGGTGTTGATGACCAGCGTGCGCAGCGGCAAGTCGCTCGCGCAGCTGCTCGAGGACGTCACGCTCTTCCCGCAGACCCTGATCAATGTGCGCCTGCAGCCGGGGCAGGACTGGAAGAAGGGCGAATCGCTGCCGCGCGAAACGCGCGCCGTGGAGTCGGAGCTGGGCGACCACGGTCGCGTACTGATTCGGGCCAGCGGAACGGAACCCGTCGTGCGCGTGATGGTGGAAGCGCGCGATGCGGCACTCGCAAAGGCATCGGCCGAGCGCCTGGCCAAGGCCATCCGGGCCGGGTGACCCCGCCATCGCCGCAGCGCGGCGATGTATGCCCGTACAGGGTTGCGAACCGCGCATGGCCGCCCGTCGCACCGAAGCGACACGCCGTCGGCGAAATGCTGGAGGGAAACGCACGCAACGTCTACATTGAACTCATGCGTGCCGCCATCCTCACTCCTCTTCGGGCACCGCTGGCGGCGGTGGTGCTCGCTTGCCCGTTCACCGCGAACGCCCAGGCTTTCGCGGCCGATTACAGCATCCATCCCGCGCTCGTGAAGAGCGAGTCGTTTTCCGGCGCGGGCCTGTCGCTGAACGCAGGGTTGAACTGGTATGCGCAGGTCGCGGTAGGGCGCGGCGCGCAGTACAGCCCGGTGACTTCGGGACCGGGCTCGGCCGATGCGCTCAGCATCGCGGGAGGCTACCGCTGGGACAACGGGCAATCGTTGTCGTTGCAGCTCACCGGCGGACGGGGCGCCGACCGCCTGGGCCTCTCCCTGAGCTACGACTGGCCGCGCTATTTCGTGCGCCTGTCGTACGACTCCAAATTCATGCTGACGCCCGCCGAGACCCTGCGTTTCTCGGCCGGTATGAAGTTCTGAGCGTTGCCGCCAGGTGATGCGCGTCGGATCAGCTCGCACCCTCTAGCGAGAGCGGCCAGGCCGTCTTCTGCCAAGCGAGAACCTCCTCGCGCAGCAGGTGGGCGGATTGCGGATATTCTGCCGACCATCCGGGCCGGACGGTAACGACGAATTGATCGCCCCGGTGGGCCAGCTCGAGGCCCTCCGTGTCGGGCGTGCGCCTTGCGTGGCAAAGGATCACCGCCAGGCGCAGGCACACCAATTGGTGCACGAACGACTCATCGTCCAGCTCGCCCTCCAGTTTGCGCAGCTTTCCGCGATGGCCGAAGACCAGCCGTGCCAGGCGATGCAGCTCTGGCTGCGCAAATCCTGCCGCGTCGCAGTTGTCGAGGATATACGCGCCGTGCTTGTGGCCGTCGCTGTGGGAGATCGCGCTCCCAATCTCGTGTAATTGCGCGGCCCAGCCGAGGGTGCGCTGGTGAGCTTCCAGGTCGTTGCCATCGTCCGATGCTTGCAGTTGCGCGAAGAGCATCCGGGCCACGGCGGACACTCGTTCCGACTGCGCCGCATCGGTGCGAAATGTCGAAGCCAGCCGCTGTACCGTCGCGGAACGGACATCGGTTTCACCCTGCTCGCGATCGAGCAGGTCGTAGAGCAGCCCGTGGCGCAGCGCGCCTTCGGCTGCGCGCATCTCGTCGATCTCAAGCAGGTCGAAGACGGCGCGCAGCACGCTGACACCACCTCCGATCACCGGTCGCCGGTCTTCCTTGAGTCCGTCCAGCCGCACGCGATCCGCGTTGCGGGCCGCGAGCAACTCGGCATGCAGCCAATCCAGGCCTTCACGGGTCACGAGGCCGGGCGGCGCCCCGTGCTGCACGAGGACGTCCGCCACGGCACCTATGGTGCCGGACGACCCGTATGCGACGTCCCAGCGGTTCCGCGAATAGTCGCCCAGCGCCTCGTCGAGCACCGCCTTGGCTGCGATTTCAGCTGCCTGGAACGCTGCTTCGCTGAATTGTCCGTGCGGGAAATAGCGCATCGACCACGCCACGCTGCCCACGCGGTAGCTTTCGGTGACCTGCGCGTCGAACCGGCAGCCGAGGATGAGTTCGGTCGAACGACCGCCGATGTCCACGACCAGCCGGCGCTCATCCGATTGGGGCAGCAGGTGGGCGACGCCCTGGTAGATCAGGCGGGCCTCCTCGCGGCCGGAGATGACGTCGATCGGAAAGCCCAGCGCCTTGTTCGCCTGCGCGAGGAACACGTCGCGATTGCGCGCCTCCCTTAACGTCTGGGTCGCCACGGCACGCACGTGCGCTCTCCTGAAGCCGGCCAGCCGCTCGCCGAAACGCGACAGGCACTCCCAGCCGCGCTGCATCGCCTCCGGGGTCAGGTTGCGCGACTCGTCGAGCCCGCCGCCCTGGCGCACGGTTTCCTTGAGGTATTCGACGCGCTGGACCTGCCCGTGGTTGAAGCGACCGATCTCGAGCCTGAAGCTGTTGGACCCGAGATCGACGGCGGCGACGAGTGTTCCGTTTTGCATGTCGGGCCAGCATAGCGCAGCGTCCGGTGCTGCGGGCGGGCGGCGCCCGAGATGTCGCGTGTCATGCCACTGTCACATAGCCTTCATACAGTCGCTGCAACACAGTTTTCCAACCCCAGAGGTGAACCTCATGCAAAAGAACCTTCGCTTCCTCCTCGCGGGCACCGCCGTGCTGGCCTTTTCGGGCGCCGCCCTGGCCCAGGACGTGACCGGCGCGGGCGCGACCTTCCCGGCTCCCCTGTACGCCAAGTGGGCCTCCGACTACAACAAGGCGACCGGCGTGAAGATCAACTACCAATCCGTCGGCTCCGGCGCGGGCATCAAGCAGATCGACGCGAAGACGGTGGCTTTCGGTGCGTCCGACATGCCGCTGAAGGATGAGGACCTGGCCAAGAAGGGCCAGATGCAGTTTCCCGTCGTGATCGGCGGCGTCGTGCCGGTGGTGAACATCAAGGGCATCGCGCCCGGCCAGCTCAAGCTCGACGGCCAGGTGCTCGGCGACATCTACCTGGGCAAGATCACCAAGTGGAACGACCCCGCGATCAAGGCGCTGAACGGCTCCGTGTCCCTGCCGGACGCCGCCATCGCGGTGGTGCGCCGCGCCGACGGCTCGGGCACCAGCTTCATCTTCACCAACTACCTGTCCAAGGTGAACCCCGAGTGGAAGTCCAAGGTGGGAGAGGGCACGGCCGTCAACTGGCCGGCCGGCGCGGGCGGCAAGGGCAACGAGGGCGTGGCCGCGTTCGTCGGGCGCCTGCCCAATTCGATCGGGTACGTCGAATACGCGTACGTCAAGCAGAACAAGATGACCTACACGCTGCTCAAGAACCGCGACGGCAACTTCGTGCCGCCGAGCGACACCGCCTTCAAGGCCGCGGCCGCCGGCGCCGACTGGGCGAAGACTTTCTACCAGATCACCACCGACCAGCCGGGCAAGGACGCCTGGCCGCTGACCAACCCGACGTACATCATCATGTACAAGTCGCAGGACAAGCCGGCCGAAGCCGCCGCGACGCTGAAGTTCTTCGAATGGGCATTCAAGAACGGAGACAAGACCGCCGACGAACTGGACTACGTGCCGATGCCGGATGCGGTCAAGGCGAAGGTCGAAAAGGCCTGGGGCGACATCAAGGACGCAGGCGGCAAACCCGTTTACGCCGCCAAGTAGGGAGGCATCCTGTCCTCTACACTCCCGGCCCATGAGGCCACACTGGAACTCTCCCGCGCCGTCCCCGGGCGGCGCGAGCGCGGCATGACACCGCCATCGCCCGTGTCCCGCCGCTTCGCCGCCATGGCCGACCGCCTGTTCGGGTGGGCGGCCAGGGGCGCGGCGCTCCTGACGCTGGGCTTGCTGCTGGGCATCCTCGTCGCGCTGGTGGTGGGGGCCTGGCCCGCGATCCACAAGTACGGACTGGGTTTCCTCTCGTCCAGCGTGTGGGACCCGGTGGGCGAGGAATTCGGCGGGCTGGTGATGATCTACGGCA is a window of Caenimonas aquaedulcis DNA encoding:
- the greA gene encoding transcription elongation factor GreA, translating into MATIPLTTRGFEKLKAELHKLKTVDRPWVINAIAEARAQGDLSENAEYEAAKDRQGFIEGRIQEIDSKLSAAQVIDPSAVDANGKVVFGATVDLEEEDTGEKVTYQIVGEDEADLKQGLINISSPIARALIGKEEGDTAEVQAPGGVKRYEIVAVRYL
- the ppx gene encoding exopolyphosphatase translates to MQNGTLVAAVDLGSNSFRLEIGRFNHGQVQRVEYLKETVRQGGGLDESRNLTPEAMQRGWECLSRFGERLAGFRRAHVRAVATQTLREARNRDVFLAQANKALGFPIDVISGREEARLIYQGVAHLLPQSDERRLVVDIGGRSTELILGCRFDAQVTESYRVGSVAWSMRYFPHGQFSEAAFQAAEIAAKAVLDEALGDYSRNRWDVAYGSSGTIGAVADVLVQHGAPPGLVTREGLDWLHAELLAARNADRVRLDGLKEDRRPVIGGGVSVLRAVFDLLEIDEMRAAEGALRHGLLYDLLDREQGETDVRSATVQRLASTFRTDAAQSERVSAVARMLFAQLQASDDGNDLEAHQRTLGWAAQLHEIGSAISHSDGHKHGAYILDNCDAAGFAQPELHRLARLVFGHRGKLRKLEGELDDESFVHQLVCLRLAVILCHARRTPDTEGLELAHRGDQFVVTVRPGWSAEYPQSAHLLREEVLAWQKTAWPLSLEGAS
- a CDS encoding YhbY family RNA-binding protein is translated as MPAIQLTIAERKAHRADAHHLDPVVMIGNDGLTPAVKKEADAALNAHGLIKIRVQGDDRAAREAVYLELADSLNAAPIQHIGKLLVLWRPKPEKVKPVDEDRKAAPKDFKVLKYSSRGGQRPEVKTLRVLGNQRLTPGGQVKRAKPPKQKSIKKGRMT
- the folP gene encoding dihydropteroate synthase, with the translated sequence MHWQTTRFCIDLSRPKVMGIVNVTPDSFSDGGHFASTSAALAHCEKLLVDGAHILDIGGESSRPGTPPVPLDEELARVLPVLREAVTLGVPVSVDTYKPEVMREALALGVDIINDIWGMRQPGAIDAVAGHANCGVCVMHMHGEPRTMHRSPMEGDAVPQVHAFLQEATSRLRAAGVAADRIAWDPGIGFGKTIDQNFALLARQEELLVDGYPLLAGWSRKSSLGTVTGLPVNERLAPSLAAALLAVERGAHVVRVHDVRETLAVIEVRQAVLAAQNEAQSTP
- the pstS gene encoding phosphate ABC transporter substrate-binding protein PstS, which codes for MQKNLRFLLAGTAVLAFSGAALAQDVTGAGATFPAPLYAKWASDYNKATGVKINYQSVGSGAGIKQIDAKTVAFGASDMPLKDEDLAKKGQMQFPVVIGGVVPVVNIKGIAPGQLKLDGQVLGDIYLGKITKWNDPAIKALNGSVSLPDAAIAVVRRADGSGTSFIFTNYLSKVNPEWKSKVGEGTAVNWPAGAGGKGNEGVAAFVGRLPNSIGYVEYAYVKQNKMTYTLLKNRDGNFVPPSDTAFKAAAAGADWAKTFYQITTDQPGKDAWPLTNPTYIIMYKSQDKPAEAAATLKFFEWAFKNGDKTADELDYVPMPDAVKAKVEKAWGDIKDAGGKPVYAAK
- a CDS encoding RlmE family RNA methyltransferase produces the protein MKKSKSKKVNRAWLNDHMNDPYVKMAQKEGYRARAAFKLKEIDETLGLVKPGHLVVDLGSTPGAWSQYLRRKMAPEGAASGQLNGTIVALDILPMEPVEGVTFLQGDFREPEVLARLVDAVGGRKADIVVSDMAPNLSGIESADSARIAHLVELAIEFAVNHMKPEGTLVTKVFHGSGYSQLVKLFKETFRTVKPMKPKASRDRSSETFLVGIGLKPGVKAPGATNP
- the glmM gene encoding phosphoglucosamine mutase, producing the protein MSRTYFGTDGIRGTVGQPPITPDFVLRLAHAVGRVLKQKQQRPTVLIGKDTRISGYMLESALESGFNSAGVDVVLLGPLPTPGVAYLTRAQRASLGVVISASHNAFPDNGIKFFSAQGTKLPDEWESAVEAALEEPPVWADSASLGKARRLDDAAGRYIEFCKSTFANDLSLRGMTIVVDAAHGAAYQIAPKVFHELGAEVISIGCSPDGLNINDHVGATHPEALVQAVKSHKADIGIALDGDADRLQIVDANGRLYNGDELLYLMAMDRIARGEKVPGVVGTLMTNMAVEVALKGQGIEFVRAKVGDRYVLEELDKRGWILGGEGSGHLLALDKHTTGDGLVSALQVLMTSVRSGKSLAQLLEDVTLFPQTLINVRLQPGQDWKKGESLPRETRAVESELGDHGRVLIRASGTEPVVRVMVEARDAALAKASAERLAKAIRAG
- a CDS encoding DUF4149 domain-containing protein; the encoded protein is MRARVPVFAAALWWGSLTAVGFLVVPLLFNVLPTPAMAGQTAARLFSGQTWLSIACGVLVMMASRPRDGEARMGWAGGVLVYVFAGVLLALLVEFAVAPRIVARENLALWHGLGSAMYLAQWLCAGVALWKLTSLRSSGPS
- the ftsH gene encoding ATP-dependent zinc metalloprotease FtsH — encoded protein: MNNQWFSKIAVWLVIALVLFTVFKQFDTRGAAGATVMGYSDFLEEVRGKRIKNAIIQEGQGGTEIVAITTDDRKIRTTATYLDRGLVGDLINNNVKFDVKPREEGSLLMTLLVSWGPMLLLIGVWIYFMRQMQGGGKGGAFSFGKSKARMLDENNNTVTFADVAGCDEAKEEVKEVVDFLKDPQKFQKLGGRIPRGLLLVGPPGTGKTLLAKSIAGEAKVPFFSISGSDFVEMFVGVGAARVRDMFENAKKNAPCIIFIDEIDAVGRQRGAGLGGGNDEREQTLNQMLVEMDGFETNLGVIVVAATNRPDILDAALLRPGRFDRQVYVQLPDIRGREQILNVHMRKIPIGQDVNASIIARGTPGMSGADLANLCNEAALMAARRNARVVEMQDFEKAKDKIFMGPERKSAVMDAEDLKTTAYHEAGHAIVMLNLPKHDPLHKVTIMPRGRALGVTFYLPEKDRHTQDKEYMLANIASLFGGRIAEEVFMNQMTTGASNDFERATAIARDMVMRYGMSDLMGPMVYADNEGEVFLGRSVTKTTNISEATMQKVDSEVRRIIDEQYAMARRIIESQRDKVEAITKALLEWETIGREQLDDIMAGKDPRPPKDWTPRSPSSGNGGSGGSAVAADPAPNAA